The sequence below is a genomic window from Sorangiineae bacterium MSr12523.
ACGCCCGTCTCCGCGCCGGTCGCGCGAAAGTGCCCGCGGTACCAGACGTCGCCGTGGTGAAATCCGTATTCGTCGGCATAGAGCACGGGCTGGCCCGCGGGTGGCTTGGTCGGATTGTTGGTCGTCGTGCGATTGGCGGCGACCCAGGAAGCGTCATCGAAGTCGGGCGCGCGCTCCGGCGTCTCATAGCGATGCCGCCATTGGGTCAGCTCGGGCAAGCTCACGGGCGCGGGCCCGTCGAGGTGACCGAGCAGCGTACCCGATGGGGTCCTCGTCGTGCGAACGGGGCGGCCATTCCACAGAACGGTGGCTGTGGAGGGCGGCGCCCATATTTCCAATTCGCCCGCTTCGCGCGTCTCGCCGGACAGCGCCAAGGTCGATCCGAACACGCGAGCGTCGCGAACCAAATACGGACCGCGCTCCAACACCGGCCCGGCGGCCGTGTCCTGCCGCCAAGAGGCCGCCGACGAAGCCGTGTCGGCAATGAGCAATTCGAGCGGCCTCGCCCCACCCTCGATCCGCACCCGCGCGAGCCCGGAATGACGGTAATTCAGGCGCAGATCCTTTCGATCGGCATCCCACGTTGCCGTGACATCACCCGATTCGACGGTCACCTTGGGGGCTGCGGCATAGCGCAATACGGTCTCACCCTCCTGCCCCGTCGTTCCATGAATCAGCGCCACATCGCGGGCACCGATTCGGGCGTGGGTCATGATCTCCGACGTCGAGTACACCCAACGCTGCGCCCCGAGATCGTAACCGGCGACCAACATCTTGGCCTCACGGCCAGCGATCTCGAGAGTGCCCGACTGGGGCACCGTGGCGTACGTTCCATCGGGGCCAGACAACGGGAATGTCAGCTGATCTCGAGCCGTCGACGTCGTGTCGGCGTGGGCCACGAGAAGGAATTGCGTCTTCGTATCGGGATTGACGTTCGTGCGAATACGAATCTTCGCGTTGGACGCCGTGAGATCGGGCCCGTAATCCGTTTTCGAGAGAGGCTCCACCGCATGAACGAAGTAGCCCATGCGCTTGAGTTGATCGTATTTCGCGGTCAGCTGGCGGGACTCGCGAATGGCCGAGCCGTAATCGTACGACGTGTAGACGACGCCGGGATCGGGTAGCCATCCCCAGCTGGTGCCCCCGAAGGTCATGTAGAAATTCTGCAGGGTGGCGCCGGAAGCGATGTTGCCCTTGTAGAAAATACTCTCGAAGTCCGGTCCCGTGAGCTTTTGGCACTTGTCGAAGCCCGGCCCTCCCCAAGGATCGAACGCTCCCCCCTGGAACTCGGCGATGAACATGGGCGTGTTCGGCGATAGTCCGCGCGTCCATCGAAAATCGGGCGCGGGCTTCCAGGTCTCCGGATTGGAACAGTCGAAGCCCTGCGGATAGCCGTCGAACGCATACATGTTCGGCCCGCCCAAGGTCCCCGGCTTCCAGTTGCCCGCGGGCCA
It includes:
- a CDS encoding beta-galactosidase is translated as MNVRKALGLSVSAASVAAIALTACSTTEDASTHEQAALSTAGGHTIDYDGYSLKIDGKRLYVWSGEFHYWRLPSPDSWRDVLQKMKAAGFNAVSIYFDWGFHSPKQGVYDFNGIRDIDAVLEIAREVGIYVIARPGPYINAETDAGGFPGWLVTQAGKARTTAPDYLEASKEWLRHVDAILARHQFTDGHGPIILYQIENEYSNGALDAQYMQALIDQARADGIKVPLFHNDVWPAGNWKPGTLGGPNMYAFDGYPQGFDCSNPETWKPAPDFRWTRGLSPNTPMFIAEFQGGAFDPWGGPGFDKCQKLTGPDFESIFYKGNIASGATLQNFYMTFGGTSWGWLPDPGVVYTSYDYGSAIRESRQLTAKYDQLKRMGYFVHAVEPLSKTDYGPDLTASNAKIRIRTNVNPDTKTQFLLVAHADTTSTARDQLTFPLSGPDGTYATVPQSGTLEIAGREAKMLVAGYDLGAQRWVYSTSEIMTHARIGARDVALIHGTTGQEGETVLRYAAAPKVTVESGDVTATWDADRKDLRLNYRHSGLARVRIEGGARPLELLIADTASSAASWRQDTAAGPVLERGPYLVRDARVFGSTLALSGETREAGELEIWAPPSTATVLWNGRPVRTTRTPSGTLLGHLDGPAPVSLPELTQWRHRYETPERAPDFDDASWVAANRTTTNNPTKPPAGQPVLYADEYGFHHGDVWYRGHFRATGAETGVSLSATTGTQGKYAAWLNGVYLGASGNGAHAFSIPAGALRPSADNVVAVLVENMGHNQDWNHNDSHKEPRGLTSASLVGGAAPALAWKIQGNLGGEDLADPVRGPFNNGGLFGERAGWSLPGYPDRDWPKTTLPATEPTPGISWYRTEFSLNVPQGPETSIGLRITDDPKRRYRLQIFVNGWNIGRYINDVGPQRVFVIPTGILRTRGSNTLAVASWGDDDGTGGLGHVSLVDLVSSAGAP